Proteins encoded in a region of the Gemmatimonadota bacterium genome:
- a CDS encoding NUDIX domain-containing protein: MTTVAVSLVDVVVLRGRGEALEVLLLQRGPGGRCPGSWEMVHGHIEAGETPADAAQREVREETGVAPTRFYNLSRVELFYQHRVDEVAMVPVFVAFLPEDAEVVLSHEHAARQWCTPADARQRCAWAREARALDDAIRMLGSGDAGPIEDVLRLC; encoded by the coding sequence ATGACAACCGTCGCGGTCTCGCTGGTCGACGTCGTGGTGCTGCGAGGCCGCGGGGAGGCGCTGGAGGTGCTCCTGCTGCAGCGCGGGCCCGGCGGCCGCTGTCCCGGGTCGTGGGAGATGGTGCACGGGCATATCGAGGCGGGGGAGACGCCCGCGGACGCCGCGCAGCGCGAGGTGCGTGAGGAGACGGGCGTGGCACCGACCCGCTTCTACAACCTCTCGCGCGTCGAACTCTTCTACCAGCATCGCGTGGACGAAGTGGCGATGGTGCCGGTCTTCGTTGCCTTCCTTCCGGAAGATGCCGAGGTCGTGTTGAGTCACGAACACGCGGCACGGCAGTGGTGCACGCCGGCCGATGCGCGGCAGCGGTGTGCCTGGGCCCGCGAGGCGCGCGCCCTCGACGACGCCATCCGCATGCTCGGCAGCGGTGATGCCGGCCCGATCGAGGATGTCCTCCGCCTATGCTAG
- the hisC gene encoding histidinol-phosphate transaminase — MTAATTTRPDPVEALRLIKASVRSQGAYTLAAPVARHKINQNEAPSDLDADLKTAILERARAKPWHRYPEFTPRSLLDRLATHYDWDAEGLLVGNGSNELIQATLAVTLDRDDVIVAPAPTFSLYRLLAAVHGAHYVGVPFARDFRYDMPRLLRTVERDSAKVLVLNTPNNPTGSAVTRREVEAALDAFDGLVVCDEAYVEFGGETAIPLLAQHPRLVVLRTFSKAVGLAGLRFGVALAHPELAREIAKAKLPYNVNLVTLEAAEVVLDHADRIAARVAEIRDRRDRTIAALRTIPGLVAFDSAANFCIIRCDAVPARVVFRRLLDDFGILIRDVSAGVDLEQCLRISIGTEDDVTAVLAALRTIFGEAA, encoded by the coding sequence GTGACCGCGGCGACGACGACGCGCCCCGACCCGGTCGAGGCGCTCCGCCTGATCAAGGCGAGCGTGCGGTCGCAGGGCGCCTACACCCTCGCGGCGCCGGTCGCCCGGCACAAGATCAATCAGAACGAGGCGCCCTCCGATCTCGATGCCGATCTCAAGACGGCGATCCTCGAGCGCGCCCGGGCCAAGCCCTGGCATCGCTATCCGGAGTTCACGCCGCGCTCGCTGCTCGATCGGCTGGCGACCCACTATGACTGGGACGCCGAGGGACTGCTGGTCGGCAACGGCTCCAACGAGCTGATCCAGGCGACGCTCGCCGTCACCCTCGATCGCGACGACGTGATCGTCGCGCCGGCGCCGACCTTCTCGCTCTATCGGCTCCTCGCGGCGGTGCATGGCGCGCACTACGTCGGCGTGCCGTTCGCCCGCGACTTTCGCTACGACATGCCCCGGCTCCTCCGCACCGTCGAGCGCGATTCGGCCAAGGTGCTCGTGCTCAACACGCCCAACAATCCGACCGGTTCGGCGGTGACGCGGCGCGAGGTGGAAGCGGCGCTGGACGCCTTCGACGGCCTCGTGGTCTGCGACGAAGCGTACGTCGAATTCGGCGGGGAGACCGCCATCCCCTTGCTCGCGCAGCATCCGCGACTGGTGGTGCTGCGGACCTTCTCCAAGGCGGTCGGGCTGGCCGGCCTGCGCTTCGGCGTGGCGTTGGCACACCCCGAGCTTGCCCGCGAGATCGCCAAGGCGAAGCTGCCCTACAACGTGAACCTCGTGACGCTCGAAGCGGCCGAGGTCGTGCTCGACCATGCCGACCGGATCGCCGCGCGCGTCGCCGAGATCCGCGACCGCCGCGACCGCACGATCGCCGCGCTGCGGACGATCCCCGGCCTCGTCGCCTTCGACAGCGCCGCCAACTTCTGCATCATTCGCTGCGACGCCGTCCCGGCCCGGGTGGTGTTCCGGCGGCTGCTGGACGACTTCGGGATCCTGATCCGGGACGTCTCGGCGGGCGTCGACCTGGAGCAGTGCCTTCGCATCTCCATCGGCACCGAGGACGACGTCACCGCCGTGCTCGCCGCCTTGCGCACCATTTTCGGGGAGGCCGCATGA
- the hisH gene encoding imidazole glycerol phosphate synthase subunit HisH, whose product MIAVVDYGVNNLASVVRALAAAGHPGTLTADPDAVRRADRVVLPGVGNFGRAAVTLAVTGLGEALRDVAAAGRPLLGICLGMQLCHRESEEAPGATGLGLLPGRVIRFRTTRHVPHVGWAEVRATEAGRRHPVAGPLLGETGQFYYHVHSYHPADLPEDAILGVGDYDGRFPSLVGQGSVLGAQFHPEKSQQAGIALLKAFAEWTP is encoded by the coding sequence GTGATCGCTGTCGTGGACTACGGGGTCAACAACCTCGCGTCGGTGGTCCGGGCGCTCGCTGCGGCCGGGCATCCGGGCACGCTCACGGCCGATCCCGACGCGGTGCGCCGCGCCGATCGCGTGGTATTGCCGGGGGTGGGAAACTTCGGTCGCGCGGCGGTGACGCTGGCGGTGACGGGCCTGGGAGAGGCACTCCGCGACGTCGCCGCGGCCGGCCGTCCGTTGCTCGGCATATGCCTCGGGATGCAGCTCTGTCACCGCGAGAGCGAGGAAGCACCGGGCGCCACCGGCCTCGGCCTGCTCCCTGGCCGTGTCATCCGCTTCCGCACCACGCGACATGTCCCGCATGTCGGCTGGGCCGAGGTCCGCGCCACCGAGGCTGGGCGGCGCCACCCGGTGGCCGGCCCGCTCCTCGGCGAGACGGGGCAGTTCTACTATCACGTCCATTCGTACCACCCCGCCGACTTGCCGGAGGACGCCATCCTCGGCGTCGGCGACTACGATGGCCGGTTCCCCTCGCTGGTGGGGCAGGGGAGCGTCCTCGGGGCGCAGTTCCATCCCGAGAAGTCGCAGCAGGCGGGGATTGCCCTCCTGAAGGCGTTTGCGGAGTGGACGCCATGA
- the hisB gene encoding imidazoleglycerol-phosphate dehydratase HisB, whose translation MSRSATIERITAETEIRVRLELDGTGEASIESGIGFFDHMLTAVARHGLFDLVVHAEGDLHVDGHHTVEDTGIALGQAIAEALDDRAGIRRYGEATVPLDEALVRVVIDCSGRPHLEWHADPVAWQMLGEFDVALVPEFFRAVAVHAGLTMHIDLIRGRNAHHIVEATFKAFTRALDAATAIDPRVQGVPSTKGVL comes from the coding sequence ATGAGCCGGTCCGCCACCATTGAACGGATCACTGCCGAGACGGAAATCCGGGTCCGGCTCGAATTGGACGGCACCGGCGAGGCGTCGATCGAGTCCGGCATCGGCTTCTTCGATCACATGCTGACCGCCGTCGCTCGTCACGGGCTCTTCGATCTCGTGGTGCATGCCGAGGGGGATCTGCACGTCGATGGGCATCACACCGTCGAGGACACCGGCATCGCACTCGGCCAGGCGATCGCCGAGGCGCTCGATGATCGTGCCGGCATCCGGCGCTACGGTGAGGCCACCGTGCCGCTCGACGAGGCGCTGGTGCGCGTGGTGATCGATTGCTCGGGGCGCCCGCACCTGGAGTGGCACGCCGATCCGGTCGCCTGGCAGATGCTCGGCGAGTTCGACGTCGCGCTGGTGCCGGAGTTCTTCCGCGCCGTTGCGGTGCACGCCGGCCTCACGATGCACATCGACCTGATCCGCGGCCGCAACGCGCATCACATCGTCGAGGCGACCTTCAAGGCGTTCACGCGCGCGCTCGATGCGGCGACCGCCATCGACCCGCGGGTGCAGGGCGTCCCGTCCACCAAGGGCGTGCTGTGA
- a CDS encoding exopolysaccharide biosynthesis protein produces MPQRATSLEEMLDQIEEVSTENASVTFDQILDAVGRRSFGPLLIVAGLVVLAPVVGDIPGMPTAVAIFVALVAGQFAFGATQIWLPRWMLDRKVKSAKLGKPVRVLRKPAAWIDGLTRPRLRALAGPQAVRVVASMCLALAVVMPLMEVVPFSANAAGLVLAVFGLALIASDGLMVVIGALVTLATLVLMALVLF; encoded by the coding sequence ATGCCCCAACGCGCCACCAGTCTCGAGGAAATGCTCGATCAGATCGAGGAAGTCTCCACGGAAAACGCCTCGGTCACGTTTGACCAGATTCTTGACGCGGTGGGGCGTCGCTCCTTCGGGCCGTTGCTGATCGTGGCCGGGTTGGTCGTGCTGGCGCCGGTGGTCGGGGACATCCCGGGGATGCCGACGGCCGTGGCGATCTTCGTCGCGCTGGTTGCGGGCCAGTTCGCGTTCGGCGCCACGCAGATCTGGCTCCCGCGCTGGATGCTCGACCGCAAGGTCAAGAGCGCCAAGCTCGGCAAGCCCGTCCGCGTCCTGCGGAAGCCCGCTGCCTGGATCGACGGACTGACCCGACCCCGCCTGCGGGCGCTCGCCGGCCCGCAGGCGGTCCGCGTGGTGGCAAGCATGTGTCTGGCGCTCGCTGTGGTGATGCCGCTCATGGAAGTCGTGCCGTTCAGCGCCAACGCAGCCGGCCTGGTCCTGGCGGTGTTCGGGCTCGCGCTGATCGCCAGCGACGGCCTCATGGTGGTCATCGGCGCCCTGGTGACGCTGGCAACGCTGGTGTTGATGGCGCTGGTCCTGTTCTAG
- a CDS encoding type II/IV secretion system protein — translation MASFNDEWLATILGPLLPAGTLERAQEGQTSHDSLWERVLDARMLPEADILAALSARCRLPIADLTLVDAAGRDALPEALARRYRVVPVSVTDALLLVATANPFDVGAEQALAFATGREVRMALASPPRIREKLDELYGTHVNDGTVADMLSGLDGLEGAELVEEASDDETDLLTAEATSRPIIKLVNVLLADGIISRASDIHIESGEQSVIVRYRIDGVLRQAMTIPRKAGIPLISRVKIMAGMDIADRLRPQDGRARVSQASGTPVDLRISTLPATHGEKVVIRILNTQSTALALPSLGLYPEEQEGVRRMLGHKEGVVLCTGPTGSGKTTTLYACIREIQREGINIITVEDPVEYRLGRNIVQVQTNDKQGLTFAAALRSILRQDPDVVLVGEIRDLETAQIAVQASLTGHLVLSTLHTNDAPNTVTRLVDMGLEAFKIGAALRGVIAQRLMRQLCPVCRTAQPIGELPARVLPYVPEGAQLFKAVGCGQCTQTGYRGRFSIVELLEMTPELERVVGSNATAHGIAEMARANGMLSLFDCGLRHVLDGHTSIDELLRVTDIPSHGTVTPRGGSELLAVASAVTPVAAPVAPPPVAPAPSDAFLDDLELVDEPPAGPEEVAPVVARATILLVEDEDTLRRVMRDLLEQEGYRICEARDGAEALEQVDRHNPDLVLLDLNLPNVDGYSVLAQLRSRPATMDLPVVVLSARGDEDNEVRVLRLGATDFLTKPFRPRALAARLEATLGRRQP, via the coding sequence GTGGCGAGCTTCAACGATGAGTGGCTGGCAACGATTCTCGGCCCCCTCCTTCCGGCGGGGACGCTGGAGCGTGCGCAGGAGGGGCAGACCAGCCACGACTCGCTGTGGGAGCGCGTCCTCGATGCGCGGATGTTGCCCGAGGCCGACATCCTGGCCGCCCTCTCCGCGCGCTGCCGGTTACCGATCGCGGACCTGACGCTGGTCGACGCTGCGGGCCGGGATGCCCTCCCCGAGGCGCTCGCGCGCCGCTATCGCGTCGTGCCCGTGAGCGTGACCGATGCCCTGCTGCTCGTCGCCACCGCCAACCCGTTTGATGTCGGCGCCGAGCAGGCGCTCGCCTTCGCCACCGGGCGCGAGGTGCGGATGGCGCTGGCGTCGCCGCCGCGGATCCGCGAGAAGCTCGACGAGCTCTACGGCACGCATGTCAACGATGGCACGGTCGCCGACATGCTCTCGGGGCTGGACGGCCTCGAGGGGGCCGAGCTGGTGGAGGAAGCGAGCGACGACGAGACCGACCTGCTGACTGCCGAAGCCACCTCGCGGCCGATCATCAAGCTGGTGAATGTGCTCCTCGCCGACGGGATCATCTCGCGCGCCAGCGACATCCACATCGAGTCGGGCGAGCAGTCGGTCATCGTCCGCTACCGGATCGATGGCGTGCTGCGTCAGGCGATGACGATTCCGCGGAAGGCGGGCATCCCGCTCATCTCGCGCGTGAAGATCATGGCCGGGATGGACATTGCCGATCGGTTGCGGCCGCAGGACGGCCGGGCGCGCGTCTCCCAGGCAAGCGGCACGCCGGTCGACCTGCGCATCTCGACGCTGCCGGCGACGCATGGCGAGAAGGTCGTCATCCGGATCCTCAATACCCAGAGCACGGCACTCGCGCTCCCCTCGCTCGGTCTTTATCCGGAAGAACAGGAAGGCGTGCGCCGCATGCTCGGCCACAAGGAGGGCGTGGTGCTCTGCACCGGCCCGACCGGCTCGGGCAAGACGACGACGTTGTACGCCTGCATCCGCGAGATCCAGCGCGAAGGGATCAACATCATCACCGTCGAGGATCCGGTCGAATACCGGCTCGGGCGCAACATTGTGCAGGTGCAGACCAACGACAAACAGGGGCTCACCTTTGCCGCGGCGTTGCGCTCGATCCTGCGTCAGGACCCCGACGTGGTCCTGGTCGGCGAAATCCGTGACCTCGAGACCGCGCAGATCGCCGTGCAGGCCTCGCTGACCGGCCACCTGGTGCTGTCGACGCTGCACACCAACGATGCGCCGAACACGGTGACGCGTCTCGTCGACATGGGCCTCGAGGCGTTCAAGATCGGCGCGGCGCTCCGTGGCGTGATCGCGCAGCGGCTGATGCGGCAGCTCTGCCCGGTGTGTCGCACGGCGCAGCCGATTGGCGAACTGCCGGCGCGCGTGCTGCCGTACGTGCCGGAGGGCGCCCAGCTGTTCAAGGCGGTCGGCTGCGGGCAGTGCACGCAGACCGGCTATCGTGGGCGCTTCTCGATCGTCGAGCTGCTGGAGATGACGCCGGAGCTCGAGCGAGTCGTCGGGTCCAACGCCACGGCCCACGGCATCGCCGAAATGGCGCGCGCCAACGGCATGCTGTCGCTCTTCGACTGCGGGCTGCGGCACGTGCTCGACGGCCACACCTCGATTGATGAGCTGCTGCGAGTCACCGACATTCCGAGTCACGGGACGGTCACGCCGCGGGGCGGCAGTGAGCTGCTGGCGGTTGCCTCCGCGGTGACGCCCGTCGCCGCGCCGGTCGCGCCGCCGCCGGTCGCGCCAGCCCCCAGCGACGCCTTTCTCGACGATCTCGAGTTGGTCGACGAGCCGCCCGCGGGGCCGGAGGAGGTCGCCCCGGTGGTCGCGCGCGCCACCATCCTGCTGGTCGAGGACGAGGATACCCTGCGCCGGGTGATGCGGGACCTTCTGGAGCAGGAGGGGTATCGGATCTGTGAGGCGCGGGATGGGGCCGAGGCGCTCGAACAGGTCGATCGCCACAACCCCGACCTCGTGCTGCTCGATCTCAATCTCCCGAACGTGGATGGCTATTCCGTGCTTGCCCAGTTGCGCTCCCGCCCCGCCACGATGGACCTCCCGGTCGTGGTGCTCTCCGCCCGCGGCGACGAGGACAACGAAGTGCGGGTGCTGCGGCTCGGGGCGACCGACTTCCTGACCAAGCCGTTCCGTCCCCGGGCCCTCGCGGCGCGCCTCGAGGCGACCCTCGGTCGCCGCCAGCCGTGA
- a CDS encoding fibronectin type III domain-containing protein has protein sequence MMPGFASTTRAAMLLTLALIGACSEDPVTPPANDAPTGLAAAATGQTTIRVTWTAPATAATSFVLQRATGAAGAFATITSPAGTATQYDDAGLTLGTQYRYRLAAVRAAGTSAYSTEATATTAGVGAIEVTADITTNTTWTPANVYRLKGFRKVANGATLTIDAGTRIEGDFATVGSSLFVLRGARIVANGTAADPIVFTSSQTAGTRQSGDWGGLVIVGNGVINRSGVVNIEGTGTSVDNALVPYSGGNNNGDNSGRLSYVRVEYAGFGPAQDAELNSFTLAAVGSATVIDHLEALNGLDDHFEIFGGALDAKYLVSYQAGDDHFDMSEGFQGRLQYLVGFQSKVLVPRAGAGNVSSDPQGIENDGCNGSGCDNGFDTTPFTVPVVANFTLVGTGPGVVGASGGYGAVLRRGTGGHYVNGIFARWPAAAIGYRDAASKSRETNGLLSFKGVFVAESPVAFQAGQQTYAGNVADVDFQGATTAVSLFTKLPAAPTAVGDFDWSLAAAVAPRTGGVTTFTGDLLTRAGAFITGTSYRGAADPAGTKWWEGWTSYSNN, from the coding sequence ATGATGCCTGGCTTTGCTTCGACCACCCGCGCGGCGATGCTCCTGACGCTCGCCCTGATTGGTGCCTGCTCCGAGGACCCGGTGACACCGCCGGCGAATGATGCCCCGACCGGGTTGGCCGCGGCGGCGACGGGCCAGACCACCATCCGGGTGACGTGGACCGCGCCGGCGACCGCCGCCACCTCGTTCGTGCTCCAGCGTGCCACCGGCGCGGCCGGCGCCTTCGCGACGATCACGTCGCCGGCCGGCACCGCCACCCAGTACGATGACGCCGGGCTGACCCTCGGCACGCAGTATCGCTATCGCCTCGCGGCGGTGCGCGCCGCAGGCACCTCGGCCTACTCGACCGAAGCGACGGCAACGACGGCTGGCGTCGGTGCCATCGAAGTCACCGCCGACATCACCACCAACACCACGTGGACCCCCGCGAACGTCTACCGGCTGAAGGGCTTCCGGAAGGTCGCCAACGGCGCCACGCTGACGATCGATGCCGGCACCCGCATCGAGGGTGACTTCGCCACCGTCGGCTCGTCGCTCTTCGTGCTGCGTGGCGCCCGGATCGTGGCCAACGGCACCGCGGCCGATCCGATCGTCTTCACCTCGTCGCAGACGGCCGGCACGCGCCAGTCCGGCGACTGGGGCGGCCTGGTCATCGTCGGCAACGGCGTCATCAACCGCTCGGGCGTCGTGAACATCGAAGGGACCGGCACGTCGGTCGACAATGCCCTCGTTCCCTATTCGGGCGGCAACAACAACGGCGACAACAGCGGCCGCCTGAGCTACGTGCGCGTCGAGTACGCCGGCTTCGGTCCCGCGCAGGATGCCGAGCTCAATTCCTTCACGCTCGCGGCGGTCGGCAGCGCTACGGTCATCGACCACCTCGAGGCGTTGAACGGCCTCGACGACCACTTCGAGATCTTCGGTGGGGCGCTCGACGCGAAGTACCTGGTGTCGTACCAGGCCGGCGACGACCACTTCGACATGTCGGAAGGCTTCCAGGGCCGCCTGCAGTACCTGGTCGGCTTCCAGAGCAAGGTGCTGGTCCCGCGCGCTGGCGCCGGCAACGTCTCCTCGGATCCGCAGGGCATCGAGAACGACGGCTGCAACGGCTCGGGCTGCGACAACGGCTTCGACACCACGCCGTTCACCGTCCCGGTGGTCGCCAACTTCACGCTGGTCGGGACCGGGCCGGGCGTCGTCGGCGCCTCGGGCGGCTATGGCGCCGTGCTGCGCCGCGGCACCGGCGGGCACTACGTCAACGGCATCTTCGCTCGCTGGCCCGCTGCCGCGATCGGCTATCGTGACGCCGCGTCGAAGTCGCGCGAAACGAACGGGCTGCTCTCGTTCAAGGGCGTGTTCGTGGCCGAGTCGCCGGTGGCCTTCCAGGCCGGCCAGCAGACCTACGCCGGCAACGTGGCCGACGTCGACTTCCAGGGTGCCACCACCGCCGTCTCCTTGTTCACGAAGCTCCCGGCCGCCCCGACCGCCGTCGGCGATTTCGACTGGTCGCTGGCAGCCGCCGTCGCCCCGCGCACGGGTGGCGTGACCACCTTCACCGGGGACCTGCTCACCCGCGCCGGCGCCTTCATCACCGGCACGAGCTATCGTGGCGCCGCGGATCCGGCGGGCACCAAGTGGTGGGAAGGGTGGACGTCGTACAGCAACAACTGA
- the hisF gene encoding imidazole glycerol phosphate synthase subunit HisF — protein sequence MLARRIIPCLDVADGRVVKGVHFESLRDAGDPVEQAARYDREGADELVFLDITASYRDHSTTLSMVERIAETIFIPFTVGGGIRSVDDAGAALRAGADKVAVNTAAIRDPDLVSQLADAYGSQCVVAAVDVRREGDRWMVMANGGRDETGLEALGWLATLERLGAGEILLTSMDRDGTRSGYDLDLTEAAAKAVGIPVIASGGAGSLAHLADAFEAGAHGVLAASIFHFDGTTIADARAFLTRRGIPVRPPAP from the coding sequence ATGCTAGCGCGCCGCATCATCCCCTGCCTGGACGTGGCCGACGGCCGCGTCGTGAAGGGCGTGCACTTCGAGTCGCTCCGTGATGCGGGCGACCCGGTGGAGCAGGCCGCGCGCTACGATCGCGAAGGCGCCGACGAGCTCGTCTTCCTCGACATCACCGCGTCCTATCGTGACCACAGCACGACCCTGTCGATGGTGGAGCGGATCGCCGAGACGATCTTCATCCCCTTCACCGTGGGTGGTGGCATCCGCTCGGTGGACGATGCCGGCGCGGCGCTCCGCGCGGGGGCCGACAAGGTGGCGGTCAACACCGCGGCGATCCGCGACCCCGACCTGGTCTCGCAGTTGGCCGACGCCTACGGGTCGCAGTGCGTCGTGGCCGCGGTTGATGTGCGCCGCGAGGGCGACCGCTGGATGGTGATGGCGAATGGGGGCCGGGACGAGACCGGTCTCGAGGCGCTGGGGTGGCTCGCCACGCTGGAGCGTCTCGGTGCCGGCGAGATCCTGCTGACGTCGATGGATCGGGACGGGACGCGCAGCGGCTACGACCTCGATCTGACCGAGGCCGCCGCGAAGGCCGTCGGCATTCCGGTGATCGCGTCGGGCGGGGCCGGGTCGCTGGCCCACCTGGCGGATGCATTCGAGGCGGGAGCACATGGGGTGCTCGCCGCCTCGATCTTCCACTTTGATGGCACCACGATCGCCGATGCCCGCGCCTTCCTCACCCGCCGCGGCATCCCCGTCCGCCCGCCAGCTCCCTAG